A window of the Lactuca sativa cultivar Salinas chromosome 5, Lsat_Salinas_v11, whole genome shotgun sequence genome harbors these coding sequences:
- the LOC111877975 gene encoding uncharacterized mitochondrial protein AtMg00820-like → MSSVEPRTIKEALLEPDWIAAMQEELEEFQRNKVWQLTPKPHGHSIVGTRWVFKNKLDESGAVIRNKARLVAKGYIQLEGIEYDETYAPVTRMEAIQIFLAYAAHKNVKMTSSLVRLIKAW, encoded by the exons atgtcctcCGTGGAGCCCAGAACGATAAAAGAAGCACTACTTGAACCGGACTGGATAGccgcaatgcaagaagagctTGAAGAATTTCAAAGAAATAAAGTATGGCAGCTCACTCCGAAGCCACATGGTCACTCCATTGTTGGCACTAGATGGGTGTTCAAAAACAAGTtggatgaatctggtgcggtaatcagaaacaaggcaaggcttgttgCCAAGGGCTATATTCAATTGGAAGGCATTGAatacgatgaaacgtatgctccggtaaCACGCATGGAAGCCATCCAGATCTTTCTTGCATACGCAGCCCACAAAAACGTCAAG atgacatcatctttggttcGACTAATCAAGgcatggtag
- the LOC111877976 gene encoding uncharacterized protein LOC111877976, producing MKIFCVINNKDHLKKFAPKSDEGIFLGYTPNKVAYQHLIRRTRLIVESIDVKFDDHYVRNTALSTETKAILESDIPTSSGPLNIFEINYDDLFDPAETARLSEILVSPVAQQKHAEVSGPTLSEDFSLNTSTSPVEGESSTLVPMTNIEVPVLEDAAPVSNHKISIPSNVSSKSEDEEVENKDK from the coding sequence ATGAAGATTTTTTGtgtgatcaacaacaaggatcaccTTAAAAAATTTGCACCGAAATCAGATGAAGGCATTTTCCTGGGCTACACACCCAATAAAGTTGCCTACCAGCATCTCATTAGACGCACAAGACTCATAGTAGAAAGCATCGATGTCAAATTTGATGACCACTATGTACGCAACACTGCTCTGTCAACTGAAACAAAAGCAATCCTGGAAAGTGATATCCCAACCTCTTCGGGTCCCTTAAACATATTTGAAATAAACTATGATGACCTTTTTGACCCCGCAGAGACTGCTCGTCTCTCTGAAATCCTGGTGTCTCCGGTAGCTCAACAAAAACATGCTGAAGTATCTGGTCCAACCTTATCTGAAGATTTCtcactcaatacttccacctcaccggttgagggggaaagttcAACTCTGGTtcctatgacaaacatcgaggttccagtactagaAGATGCAGCTCCGGTGTCTAACCACAAAATCTCAATTCCATCAAATGTATCTTCAAAATCTGAGGATGAAGAGGTTGAAAACAAAGACAAATGA